ATCATCGCGGGCAGCTACACCATCTACGGCGGGCTCAAGTCGGTGGTGTGGTCCGATCTACTGCAGGGGGCAGGACTGCTCATCGGCGGGGCCCTGGTGACCATCCTGGGACTGAGTTTCCTGGGGCACGGCAACCTCGTCCACGGCTGGCAAAGCTTTGCCAGCGCCAATGCCCACAAGCTCCACGTGGTGCTCCCCTGGAACGACCCCGATGTGCCGTGGCTTGCGGTCTTCGTGGGAGGCCTGTGGATCCCCAACCTCTTCTACTGGGGCCTCAACCAGTTCATCACGCAACGCACCTTAGGGGCGAAAAGCGTGGCTGAGGGGCAAAAGGGCATCATGTTGGCGGCGCTCCTCAAGCTCTGCATCCCCTTCATCATCGTCATCCCGGGCATCATGGCCTACCAGCTCTTCGGCAACGAGATCACGGTGGCCGACAAAGCCTACCCACACATGATCAGCAGGCTCCTGCCGCCCCAACTCCGCGGCGTCATGTTGGCTGCCCTTGCCGGTGCGGTGATGAGCACCTTCAACTCGGGATTGAATTCGGCTTCCACAATTTTCACCATCGACATCTACGCCAAGTACCTCAGGCCGCAGGCATCGGCGCGCCACCTGGTGCGCGCGGGCAGGCTGGTGACCACGGTGATTGTCGTGGTCGCTTGTCTGTGGGCGCCCATCATCTCCAGGTTCAAGGGCGTTTTCAGCTACATTCAAGAGATTTGGGGCTTTATCTCGCCGGGAATCGTCGCGGCGTTTCTCGTGGGGTTAGTGGTCAAGAAGGCACCACCTGCCGCAGGCAAGGCGGCCATGCTCATCGGTCTGCCGCTGTACGGATTCTGCCGCTTCGGGCGCTTCATCTGGCGCATCCCTGGCCTGCAGAGCTTTGCTCCTGGCGCACAGCGCGCGGTGGCGGCTTTCAACTCCTGGGCTTTCCTCCACCACATGGCGCTGGTGTTCATCGTGCTGACCATTTGCATGCTCGTCATCACCAGGGCTCGGCCGCTCCAGAAGCCGGTGACGCTGCCCGTCTCCTCCCTGGACACCCGCCACCACCCGCACGTGTACCTGATGGGCACTGTGGTTATCGCCCTCACCGTGGCGCTGTATGCCATCTTCTGGTAGGCAGAGACAACGATGGGGACCGCCATGCACAGTTCTTCGCAAGTGAGGATCGACGACTGGTCACCGGAGGAGTTCCAGCAGCACGCGGAGCGAGCACTCCACTGGGTGACCTCGTATTTGGAGAACTTGCGCAGCTACCCGGTGCTCTCGCGTGCGGCGCCGGGTGAAGTCAAGGCACAACTCCCCGTTTCTCCGCCCGAAGAGCCGCAGCCATTTGCCGAGATCCTCGCTGACTTTGAGCGGGTGGTCCTGCCCGGCATCACCCACTGGAACCATCCGCGTTTCTTCGCCTACTTCTCCATCACCGGTTCCTGTCCAGGCATCTTGGGCGAGCTCATCGCCTCGGCGCTCAATGTCAATGCCATGCTCTGGAAGACCTCGCCGGCGGCAACCGAACTGGAGCAAGTTGTGCTGGACTGGCTCAGGCAGATGGTCGGCTTGCCGCAGGACTTTCGGGGGGTGATCAACGACACCGCCTCGGTGAGCAGTCTCTGCGCTATGGCCGCGGCGCGCGAGGCTGCCGGCTTGGCAATCCGCGAACAGGGTCTGAGCGGCAGAAGCGACCTGCCGCGCCTGTGCATGTACACCTCCGACCAGGCGCACTCGTCCATCGAAAAAGCGGCAATCGTGCTGGGCATCGGCCAGCAGTGGCTGCGCAAAATCCCTTGCGACGCGCAGTACCGCATGGATGTTCGTGCCCTGGAGCAGGTAATCCGCGCGGATGAGGCTGCTGGCTGTCGGCCGCTGTGCGTGGTGGCTACCATCGGTACCACCTCGACGACCAGCGTCGACCCGGTGGCGGCGATTG
The sequence above is a segment of the Calditrichota bacterium genome. Coding sequences within it:
- a CDS encoding sodium/solute symporter (Members of the Solute:Sodium Symporter (SSS), TC 2.A.21 as described in tcdb.org, catalyze solute:Na+ symport. Known solutes for members of the family include sugars, amino acids, nucleosides, inositols, vitamins, urea or anions, depending on the system.) — its product is IIAGSYTIYGGLKSVVWSDLLQGAGLLIGGALVTILGLSFLGHGNLVHGWQSFASANAHKLHVVLPWNDPDVPWLAVFVGGLWIPNLFYWGLNQFITQRTLGAKSVAEGQKGIMLAALLKLCIPFIIVIPGIMAYQLFGNEITVADKAYPHMISRLLPPQLRGVMLAALAGAVMSTFNSGLNSASTIFTIDIYAKYLRPQASARHLVRAGRLVTTVIVVVACLWAPIISRFKGVFSYIQEIWGFISPGIVAAFLVGLVVKKAPPAAGKAAMLIGLPLYGFCRFGRFIWRIPGLQSFAPGAQRAVAAFNSWAFLHHMALVFIVLTICMLVITRARPLQKPVTLPVSSLDTRHHPHVYLMGTVVIALTVALYAIFW
- a CDS encoding aminotransferase class V-fold PLP-dependent enzyme, producing the protein MHSSSQVRIDDWSPEEFQQHAERALHWVTSYLENLRSYPVLSRAAPGEVKAQLPVSPPEEPQPFAEILADFERVVLPGITHWNHPRFFAYFSITGSCPGILGELIASALNVNAMLWKTSPAATELEQVVLDWLRQMVGLPQDFRGVINDTASVSSLCAMAAAREAAGLAIREQGLSGRSDLPRLCMYTSDQAHSSIEKAAIVLGIGQQWLRKIPCDAQYRMDVRALEQVIRADEAAGCRPLCVVATIGTTSTTSVDPVAAIAELCAEHGLWLHVDAAYGGAAAIVPEKRPLFAGWERADSIVVNPHKWLFTPIDCSVLFCRRPEVLRQAFSLTPEYLRTAEQDQVTNLMDYGVSLGRRFRALKLWMVIRSLGTAGIAQALRQHMAYAERLAELISAHSDFELVAPVPFSTVVFRYRPRGVPQEHVNALNERLLAAVNGTGKAMLSHTVLRGTYALRLAIGNLRTTWEDVELAWQVVQEEAERVGRK